A single genomic interval of Octopus bimaculoides isolate UCB-OBI-ISO-001 chromosome 22, ASM119413v2, whole genome shotgun sequence harbors:
- the LOC106867311 gene encoding uncharacterized protein LOC106867311: MLCEVNEPCAHTVVCENCGKIQLKRCPKCKTRIESKMRAETPELEKLLQVVAQLLGSKWQQVGRNLGIRNVQLEIIKLDNPLNTKEQSFQMLYKWYASCDQERRTLETLREALEAAECFEALQCLPSEER; the protein is encoded by the exons ATGCTTTGTGAAGTGAATGAACCCTGTGCACATACTGTGGTATGCGAAAATTGTGGCAAAATTCAACTTAAAAGATGCCCCAAGTGTAAAACACGTATAGAAAGCAAAATGAGAGCTG aaactCCAGAGTTAGAGAAGTTACTCCAAGTTGTCGCACAACTGTTAGGAAGCAAGTGGCAGCAAGTTG GTAGGAATTTAGGAATAAGAAATGTCCAACTGGAAATTATCAAGTTAGACAATCCTCTTAACACTAAAGAACAGAGCTTCCAGATGTTGTACAAATGGTACGCAAGTTGTGATCAAGAGAGACGAACACTGGAGACACTCAGAGAGGCTCTTGAAGCAGCTGAGTGCTTTGAGGCACTTCAATGTCTACCATCAGAAGAAAGGTGA